Proteins encoded by one window of Chondromyces crocatus:
- a CDS encoding CBS domain-containing protein: MRLREVMATKVEWVSPDTTVEEAAQRMKRLDVGALPVCEDGRLIGMLTDRDIVVRGVSAGYDMPRATVGQLASRELLVGHEEQHVDEAIRMMESRRVRRLPIVDAERRLVGIVTVADLAAQAQKGEHAARIVAIAAHPRETAEKHLHHEPEQERPRHEHRTEDVDPAERRGRGVSSDNRGEGTMADRYGMGRHDERSWRGREDERRGGMGGRDYETSQHRGYGDRDMDSPRGGREHERGTGRDYDELQRVSYSRDYDRHLRGHGEPGPYGQQRGFEQGGFGRGQRGFEQGHQRSFGGEHGWESRRGHHDEGRMGYRGGRAWDEEHERRPMYGEGMMGRGYGGQESRMYGNERGYGERGYGGEGRSYEPGGGGMGHMGHQGWEHEGHMGHQGWEHQGRSEGGMGPMGWERERMGSMGSMGWDQQGRMGHMGHMGPIGHMGWEHERMGSMGQPGSEYQGRFQGGMGNGGFGMQQGMKRGPKGYKRSDDRIREEICDRLTVHPIIDSSDVEVKVQSGEVSLSGTVAERRHKHLIEQLAEAISGVNEVRNEIRVKRNETSMESRGQETQRGTSESSMPGKPPMAQASQGRNAS; the protein is encoded by the coding sequence ATGCGGTTGCGTGAGGTCATGGCGACGAAGGTGGAGTGGGTCAGTCCCGACACCACCGTCGAGGAGGCAGCGCAGCGGATGAAGCGCCTCGATGTAGGGGCACTCCCCGTATGCGAAGACGGGCGGCTCATCGGCATGCTGACGGACCGCGACATCGTCGTCCGAGGCGTCTCCGCGGGCTACGACATGCCCAGGGCGACCGTGGGCCAGCTCGCGAGCCGTGAACTGCTCGTGGGGCACGAGGAGCAGCACGTCGACGAGGCCATCCGCATGATGGAGTCGCGCCGCGTGCGGCGGCTGCCGATCGTGGACGCGGAGCGGCGGCTCGTCGGCATCGTGACCGTGGCGGACCTGGCAGCCCAGGCGCAGAAGGGCGAGCACGCCGCGCGCATCGTCGCGATCGCGGCGCACCCTCGTGAGACGGCGGAGAAGCACCTGCACCACGAACCGGAGCAGGAGCGCCCGCGTCACGAGCATCGAACAGAAGACGTCGACCCCGCCGAGCGGCGGGGGCGCGGAGTGTCCAGCGACAACCGAGGAGAAGGCACCATGGCGGATCGGTACGGGATGGGGCGTCACGACGAGCGATCTTGGCGGGGCCGGGAGGACGAGCGGCGCGGTGGCATGGGGGGCCGTGACTACGAGACGAGCCAGCATCGCGGGTACGGCGATCGGGACATGGACTCCCCTCGTGGAGGGCGCGAGCACGAGCGTGGCACCGGGCGCGATTACGATGAGCTACAGCGCGTGTCGTACAGCCGCGACTACGATCGTCACCTGCGCGGCCACGGTGAGCCTGGGCCCTACGGCCAGCAGCGCGGCTTCGAGCAAGGCGGCTTCGGGCGCGGCCAGCGTGGCTTCGAGCAGGGACACCAGCGCAGCTTCGGCGGCGAGCACGGCTGGGAGTCGCGGCGCGGTCACCACGACGAGGGCCGCATGGGATACCGCGGCGGGCGTGCCTGGGACGAGGAGCACGAACGAAGACCCATGTACGGCGAAGGCATGATGGGCCGTGGCTACGGTGGCCAGGAGTCTCGGATGTACGGCAACGAGCGTGGCTATGGCGAGCGTGGCTATGGCGGCGAAGGTCGCTCCTACGAACCAGGTGGCGGCGGCATGGGTCACATGGGCCATCAAGGCTGGGAGCACGAGGGCCACATGGGCCATCAAGGCTGGGAGCATCAGGGGCGCTCCGAAGGCGGGATGGGCCCGATGGGTTGGGAACGCGAACGCATGGGCTCCATGGGCTCCATGGGCTGGGATCAGCAGGGCCGCATGGGCCACATGGGCCACATGGGTCCCATCGGCCACATGGGATGGGAGCACGAGCGCATGGGCTCCATGGGTCAGCCCGGAAGCGAGTACCAGGGTCGCTTCCAGGGCGGCATGGGCAATGGCGGCTTCGGCATGCAGCAGGGCATGAAGCGCGGCCCCAAGGGCTACAAGCGCTCGGACGATCGGATTCGCGAGGAGATCTGTGATCGGCTCACGGTCCACCCGATCATCGACTCCAGCGACGTCGAGGTGAAGGTGCAGAGCGGCGAGGTGTCGCTCTCGGGCACGGTCGCCGAGCGGCGCCACAAGCATCTCATCGAGCAGCTCGCCGAGGCGATCTCCGGCGTGAACGAGGTGCGCAACGAGATCCGCGTCAAGCGCAACGAGACCTCCATGGAGTCCCGTGGCCAGGAGACGCAGCGGGGCACGAGCGAGTCCTCGATGCCTGGCAAGCCGCCGATGGCGCAGGCCTCTCAGGGTCGCAACGCCTCCTGA